The nucleotide window ACAACTCACAACCCACAACTCACAACTCACAACTATTTTACTACTATTACACCCATGCTTTACGGTATTTGTTCTGATATTCATTCCAATGCTACGGCTTTTCGTGCCGTGCTGGAATCCATGAAAGAAAACAAGGTGGAGCGCAGAATCTGCCTGGGCGACCTTGTGGGTTACGGCGTCGACGCCAACGAATGTGTACAGCTCGCCAAGGAAAACATGGATGTGTGCCTGATAGGAAACCACGACAGCGTGGCTATCAAGTACGAGTCCAGCATGGGATTTAACCCTTACGCCAAGCAGGCCGTGGAATGGATGCAAGAGAACATGAATGCCGAATCGGTGGCCTACATCCGTTCGTTGCCCTACATTCACGAAGAAAACGACATTACCTTTGTGCATGCGTCGCCCATGTCCCCTGCGGATTGGCTCTACATTACCGACTTGGAAGACGCCCTGAACGCTTTTGACCATTTTTCTGGAACTTATTGCTTTATCGGCCATACCCACAGCCCTGTGATTGTGGCGAGCCGCCCCATGGCCATTCCCAAGGTGCTGGACGAATACGAATACACCATCGAGAATACGGAACGGCTTTTGGTGAATGTGGGCAGCGTAGGCCAGCCTCGTGACCGGGACTGCCGCGCCAGCTGGTGCCTGTTGGATACGGAGACCAAGTGCATCCGCATTATCCGCGTGGAATACGATGTCTTTATCACCCAGGAGCGTATGCGCAAGGCGGGAATGCCCAATTTCCTCATCGACCGCCTGAGCGTAGGAAGATAACGATGTGGAATGTGTAGTGACTAATGTGTAATGAGCTGTCGAATTTTACATTTCACATCTCACACTACACACCTTTGATTATGAAATGGGTTCTCGCAGTTTTTGGTAAGGCCGGCTCGCCGTTTATCGCCGACGAGGTGGACAAGTACGTGAAGCGGCTCCGTGGGGGAGTGTACCCGCTGGAGGTGGTGGAACTGAAGGAATCCAAGCTCGATGACCGCGCCCAGTCCCTGGCGCAGGAAGCGACACTTTTTGACAAGAAATTCCCGAAATCGGAATACCGCCGCGTTATCCTTTCAGAAGAGGGCAAACTCATGGATACGGTGAAGCTCTCCGACACCTTGCGTGACCGTTTTTCGGGCAATATCGTATTCTTGATTGGTTCCGCTTATGGTATTGACGAGAACCTGAAAAAGTCCGCCGATTTGCTGCTTTCCCTTTCGCCCCTGACCTTTACCCACGACCATGCACGGGTGATTATGGCGGAACAGCTCTACCGCGTGCAGATGGTAATGCAGAACCATCCGTATCATCATAGGTGATGATTGTCTTGGGGGGGGCTCAATCGTCATGGCGGGCAACCCAATCGTCATGGCGGGCTTGACCCGCCATCTAGAATGCTAGATAGCGGCTCGTGGGCCGCTATGACGTGGTAACAGTATGTTGCTTTCTTCGTCATTTTGTTATATTTGGCGCCATGAATCCGGAAATTGAAAAACGCCGCACTTTCGCTATTGTCAGCCACCCCGACGCGGGTAAGACCACCATCACCGAAAAGTTCCTGTGGTACGGAAACGTAATCCGCGAGGCGGGCCATGTGCGCGCCAAGGCAAACCGCAGCTACACCGTCAGTGACTGGATGAAGATCGAACAGCAGCGCGGTATCTCGGTTTCCAGTTCCGTTCTGAATTTCCCCTTCGAAGGTTGCATGTTCAACCTGGTGGATACCCCGGGGCACCAGGACTTCTGCGAAGACACCTACCGCGCATTGACCGCCGTGGATGCCGCCCTGGTGCTTATCGACAGCGTGAACGGTGTGGAAAAGCAGACCATCAAGCTCATGGACGTGTGCCGCATGCGTCACACCCCGATTATCACCTTCATCAACAAGATGGACCTGGATGGCCGCCATGTGCTGGACCTGCTGGACCAAATTGAAAGTGTTTTGCACATCAAGACCGCCCCCTTTACGCTCCCCATCGGAGTAGGAAAGCTGTTCAAGGGCGTGTATTCCATCGCCGAGAATACCTTTCACACTTTCAACAAGGAAGAAGGCCATCAGGAAATCATCCAGATGGAAGGTCCCGACGACCCGCGCCTGGTGGAAATGTGCGGCGAAAACTGGGTGAACCAGTTCAAGGAAGAATACGAGATGGTCACCGGCGGCATGGACCCCTTCGACCACGAGAAGTTCCTGAAGGGGGAGATGTGCCCCGTGTTCTTCGGCTCTGCGGTGAACAACTTCGGTGTCCGTCAACTTTTGAACGCTTTCGCCAAACTGGCCCCGCCCCCCATGGTGCGCGAGACCGACAAGCGCCCGGTGAGCCCCGACGAAGATGCTTTCAGCGCCTTCGTCTTCAAGATTCAGGCCAACATGGACCCCAAGCACCGCGACCGTACCGCATTCCTGCGCATCTGCTCCGGCAGTTTTACCCGCGGGGAGAAAGTTTTCCATGTGCGCACGGGCCGCGAAATCCGCCTGGCCGCTCCGACCGCCTTCCTCGCCAAGGACAAGGAAGTCATCGACCACGCCTGGGCGGGCGATATCGTGGGCATCAATGACCCGGGGCTTTTCCGCATCGGCGATACGCTGACCGACGGCGAGAAAATGAGTTTCACGGGCATTCCGGATTTTGCTCCGGAACACTTTGCCCGAGTGACGCTTTTGAATCCGCTTAAGAGCAAGCAGATGGCCAAGGGCCTTGCCGAACTCAGTGAAGAAGGTGCAACCCAGCTCTACGAACCGCTCAAGTCCGCAATTCCTGTGATTGGCGTGGTGGGGGAGTTGCAGTTCGACGTGCTCAAGTTCCGCCTGCAGAGCGAATACGGCGCCGACGTGTCCCTGGACCGCGTGCCCGCCCACGGAATCCGCTGGGTGTCTGGCCCCGAAGCCGACATGGCCAAGTTCGCCGAGGAATACGCCATGGACTGCATGATGGACAAGGAACGTAACCTGGTTTGTCTGTTCCCCAACGAGTACCGCCTGAACCTCGCGATGAAGAACTACGAGAACCTCAAGTTCGCCGAAACCTCCCAAGGGTAGGCGGTATTGTCATCCCCGCGCCCCTCTTTGTCATCCCCGCGCAGGCGGGGATCTCCTTACGATTCTTTTTTGCTTTTGCTATATTTACACCCGTAAATTTTTTAACCCGAAACCGCGCGGTTTACTGACTGCGCGAAAATTCAAAAGGAAGAAACAATGGCTGACAATCTGTCCGTCCTCGGCCAGGCCCGCAAGGCCTACAAGCCGAAACTCCCCGTAGCGCTCCGCAATGGCGCTCTCAAAGTTGCTCTCGTGAAGGGCAAGCCCACCCAGTCCGTCCGTGACCAGGCCAAGATCAAGGCCCTGTTCCCCAACACCTACGGCGCTCCCTACATCGGCATGAAGAAGGCTACCAAGGCTGCTGCCGGTAAGGCTCTCAACGTGGGCGTGGTGCTCTCCGGTGGTCAGGCTCCTGGTGGACACAACGTGATCGCGGGTATCTTCGACGGTATCAAGAGCATCAGCAAGAATTCCAAGCTCCTCGGCTTCCTCGGCGGCCCCTCCGGCCTCGAAAACGGCAAGTTCATCGTGATCAACGAAAAGATCATGGACTCCTACCGCAACACTGGTGGATTCGACATCATCCAGTCCGGCCGTACCAAGCTCGAAACTGAAGAACAGTTCAAGAAGTGCATGGCCGTTGCCAAGGCCCAGAAGCTCGACGCTATCGTGATCATCGGTGGTGACGACTCCAACACGAACGCTGCTGTTCTCGGTGAATACTTCCAGGCCCACGGCGCAAGCTGCGTGGTTTGCGGCTGCCCCAAAACCATCGACGGCGACCTCAAGAACGAATACATCGAAACCTCCTTCGGTTTCGACACCGCCGTCAAGACCTACTCCGAACTCATCGGCAACATCATGCGCGATGCCAACTCCGCTCAGAAGTACTGGCACTTCATCAAGCTCATGGGCCGCAGCGCTTCTCACATTGCTCTCGAAGCCGCTCTCCAGACCCACCCGAACATCTGCCTGATTTCTGAAGAAGTCAAGGCCAAGAAGATGAAGCTGAAGCAGGTCATCAAGTACGTGGCCGACATCGTCGCTGCCCGTGCCGCTGCCGGCAAGAACTTCGGTGTGGCCCTCATTCCGGAAGGCCTCCTGGAATTCATCCCCGATGTAGGCGTGCTCATTTCCGAACTCTCCGAAGCCCTCGCTCATCACGAAAAGGAAGTGGAAGGTCTCGACACTGCCGCCAAGGTGGAAAAGGTCTGCAAGTGGATTTCCAAGGCTTCCGCCGAAGTCCTCAAGAGCCTCCCCGCCACCACTCAGGGCCAGCTGATGCTCGACCGCGACAGCCACGGCAACGTGCAGGTTTCCCTCATCGAAACCGAAAAGCTCATCATCGAGATGGTCAAGAAGGAACTCAAGAGCCGGAAGTCCTTCAAGGGCAAGTTCAGCGCTCTCAACCACTTCTTCGGTTACGAAGGCCGCTGCGCCGCTCCGTCCAACTTCGACGCTGACTACTGCTACAGCCTCGGCTTCACCGCCTCTGTGCTCGCCTTCAACAAGATGAACGGCTACATGAGCTCTGTGCGTGACCTCACGAAGGGCATCGAAAAGTGGACTGCCGGTGGCATTCCTATCACCATGATGATGAACATCGAACGTCGTCACGGTGCCGACAAGCCGGTGATCCAGAAGGCTCTCGTGGAACTCGACGGCGCTCCGTTCAAGTTCTTCGCCAAGAACCGCGACGTTTGGGCCAAGACTGAATCCTACACCTATCCGGGTCCGATCCAGTACTGGGGTCCCAGCGAAGTTTGCGACATCACGAACTTCACGATCAAGCTGGAACGCGGCGCCCTCAAGGTGAAGTAATTATCCGCATTGTCATCCCCGGCTTGACAAGAATGTCATCCTCGCGAAGGCGGGGATCTCCTTTTCCCAAAGAGGACTGCTTAACGGCAGTTCTCTTTTTTATAGTGGGGGAGGAATCCCCCTGGCTTCAGCCCCGCCCACGCCGGGTCTTCCGCACACCCCCTCTGCGGGGCTCAAACGCCGCCCCGCAACGCCCTGCTTTGTTTTTAGCAACGCCCTGCTTTGTTTTTAAAATGTTATCTTGTAATAAAACGGAGGACCCCTATGGCCTGTGCAAATTGCAAAATCCGTGCCCAGTACGACAAGAATCCCAAGTCCCTCATCGGGCGGTTCTGGCGGTTCCACATCAACTTCTGCCCCGGCTGGCGCTCGTACCTGAAAAGTCTCTCCGAAGAGGAACGTATCGCCATCAAGGAAAAGTACGACA belongs to Fibrobacter sp. and includes:
- a CDS encoding metallophosphoesterase family protein is translated as MLYGICSDIHSNATAFRAVLESMKENKVERRICLGDLVGYGVDANECVQLAKENMDVCLIGNHDSVAIKYESSMGFNPYAKQAVEWMQENMNAESVAYIRSLPYIHEENDITFVHASPMSPADWLYITDLEDALNAFDHFSGTYCFIGHTHSPVIVASRPMAIPKVLDEYEYTIENTERLLVNVGSVGQPRDRDCRASWCLLDTETKCIRIIRVEYDVFITQERMRKAGMPNFLIDRLSVGR
- a CDS encoding 23S rRNA (pseudouridine(1915)-N(3))-methyltransferase RlmH produces the protein MKWVLAVFGKAGSPFIADEVDKYVKRLRGGVYPLEVVELKESKLDDRAQSLAQEATLFDKKFPKSEYRRVILSEEGKLMDTVKLSDTLRDRFSGNIVFLIGSAYGIDENLKKSADLLLSLSPLTFTHDHARVIMAEQLYRVQMVMQNHPYHHR
- a CDS encoding peptide chain release factor 3 — encoded protein: MNPEIEKRRTFAIVSHPDAGKTTITEKFLWYGNVIREAGHVRAKANRSYTVSDWMKIEQQRGISVSSSVLNFPFEGCMFNLVDTPGHQDFCEDTYRALTAVDAALVLIDSVNGVEKQTIKLMDVCRMRHTPIITFINKMDLDGRHVLDLLDQIESVLHIKTAPFTLPIGVGKLFKGVYSIAENTFHTFNKEEGHQEIIQMEGPDDPRLVEMCGENWVNQFKEEYEMVTGGMDPFDHEKFLKGEMCPVFFGSAVNNFGVRQLLNAFAKLAPPPMVRETDKRPVSPDEDAFSAFVFKIQANMDPKHRDRTAFLRICSGSFTRGEKVFHVRTGREIRLAAPTAFLAKDKEVIDHAWAGDIVGINDPGLFRIGDTLTDGEKMSFTGIPDFAPEHFARVTLLNPLKSKQMAKGLAELSEEGATQLYEPLKSAIPVIGVVGELQFDVLKFRLQSEYGADVSLDRVPAHGIRWVSGPEADMAKFAEEYAMDCMMDKERNLVCLFPNEYRLNLAMKNYENLKFAETSQG
- a CDS encoding diphosphate--fructose-6-phosphate 1-phosphotransferase, whose protein sequence is MADNLSVLGQARKAYKPKLPVALRNGALKVALVKGKPTQSVRDQAKIKALFPNTYGAPYIGMKKATKAAAGKALNVGVVLSGGQAPGGHNVIAGIFDGIKSISKNSKLLGFLGGPSGLENGKFIVINEKIMDSYRNTGGFDIIQSGRTKLETEEQFKKCMAVAKAQKLDAIVIIGGDDSNTNAAVLGEYFQAHGASCVVCGCPKTIDGDLKNEYIETSFGFDTAVKTYSELIGNIMRDANSAQKYWHFIKLMGRSASHIALEAALQTHPNICLISEEVKAKKMKLKQVIKYVADIVAARAAAGKNFGVALIPEGLLEFIPDVGVLISELSEALAHHEKEVEGLDTAAKVEKVCKWISKASAEVLKSLPATTQGQLMLDRDSHGNVQVSLIETEKLIIEMVKKELKSRKSFKGKFSALNHFFGYEGRCAAPSNFDADYCYSLGFTASVLAFNKMNGYMSSVRDLTKGIEKWTAGGIPITMMMNIERRHGADKPVIQKALVELDGAPFKFFAKNRDVWAKTESYTYPGPIQYWGPSEVCDITNFTIKLERGALKVK